In the genome of Dyadobacter fermentans DSM 18053, the window GGGTAGTTGTCGCCCAGCGAATTAGGCCCGTAGCTGATCTTGCCGCGATTGATCGTCTGGCGCATATAGCCGTCGCGCTGGTTGTTGTGCACCGGCACAATCGGCCTGTTAATGGGTATCTCCTGGAAATTCGGGCCGCCGAGGCGGATCAGCTGGGTGTCGGTGTAGGAGAACAGCCTGCCTTGCAGCAATGGGTCATTGGTGAAGTCAATGCCTGGTACCACGTGGCCGATGTGGAATGCCGACTGCTCCGTTTCGGCAAAAAAGTTCTCAGGATTGCGGTTCAGCGTGAGCTTTCCGACCTTGATCACCGGTACGAGCTCTTCGGGGATGATCTTCGTCGGGTCGAGCAGGTCGAATTCGAATTTAAACTCGTCTGCTTCGGGCACGATCTGTAAACCGAGCTCATATTCCGGAAAGTTGCCGCTCTCGATCGCGTCCCAAAGATCGCGCCGGTGGTAATCAGGATCTTTTCCCGAAATGTTCTGCGCCTCGTCCCAGGCTACGGCATGCACGCCCAGCAGGGGTTTCCAGTGGAATTTTACAAAATGGCTTACCCCTTCGGCATTGATCAGCCTGAAAGTGTGCACCCCGAACCCTTCCATCATCCGGTAGCTGCGCGGAATGGCACGGTCGCTCATAAGCCACATGATCATGTGCGCCGACTCCGGCATGACCGATATGAAGTCCCAAAACGTATCATGTGCCGATGCCGCCTGCGGGATTTCATTGTCCGGCTCTGGCTTAACGGCGTGCACCAGGTCGGGGAACTTAATGGCGTCTTGAATAAAAAACACCGGCATATTATTCCCTACCAGGTCAAAATTGCCTTCCTGCGTATAAAACTTGACGGCGAAACCGCGCACGTCGCGGGCCAGATCGGTTGACCCGCGTGACCCGGCAACGGTCGAGAACCGGACAAACACCGGCGTTTCGATGGATGTGTCGTTGAGGAATTGCGCTTTGGTATACTGCCCCAGCGGCTCGTAGAGCTTAAAAAACCCGTGCGCTCCCGATCCGCGTGCGTGTACGACACGCTCAGGGATACGCTCGTGGTCGAAATGCGTTATTTTTTCGCGGAGGATGAAATCTTCCAGCAGCGACGCGCCGCGGTCGCCGGCTTTCAGGGAATTCTGGTCGTCGTTAATGCGTACGCCCGTGTTGGTATTCATCAGTTCGCCCGTTGAGTCCTCCATGTGTGGTTCGAGGCTCCGGATCTTGTCGTTTTCCGGCTGATCGACGGCCGGGTTTTGTTGTGCTTTTCTTTTCGCCATAGTCGTTGATGATTGGAATTATGCCTCCTGCGAAGCCTGGTAAGCAATGTCATTTTCTGCGATGGACGCCAGCAGCTGGTCGCTTGCCTGCTCTTCGGCGAGTGATTCTTCCAGAATGCCCGCTACCTCTTCCAGTCCGAGTGTAGTGGCGAGCTGGATGAGGCCCAGGTACGAGGCGATCTCATAATGCTCTACTTTTTGGGACGAAAGAATAATACCAACGTCGCGGGTGGCCGTGCCGGCATCGGTGCTTTCGATTACTCCTTCGCCTTCTTTGGTAATGCCTTCCATCGCATCGCATTTCTTGGCAATCGTTTTTTGATCCAGCAGCCCGAAAATCTTTTCGAGACGTGATACTTGTTCTACGGTTTGTGCAAGATGCTGTTCGATCGCTGTCACCAATTGTTTCGAACTGGCCGCCTGGCTCATCTTGGGCAGGTTTTTAACCAAGTGGTTTTCGGCCCAGTAAATATCCCTCAGGCAATCCAGAAATAGTTCATAGAGAGCCGGTTCGGCCATTGTTGAGGTCTTGGTTTTAAATTTCGGTTGCGAATTGGTTTCGTTTTTCATTGTTGCATGGTTTAAAAAGTTGGAGCGCATATTGCAAAACATGTTCCAGCACTATCCGGGCTGGTACATAAGTTGCTATCGCATCGGTTTTCGGGCCTGCGACCACAAACGCGGCCCCTCAACCACCACAGTAAATGCAATGTTATACACCATGAAAACCTTAGTCTTTTCAGCGAAAGTTGTACTGGACGGCGTCCCTGCGGGCTTTTCAGGGCGCTTTAAAATGCTTCACCTCGAAACCGGCGAGCTGTACATGTACCGGGTCCACATCACCAAACAGAAGTACACCGGCACACACGTTCCGGGGATGGGAAGCCCCGATGAGGACATTGCCTGGTGGCAGCGGATGTTTCATGCCCTGGTCACGTTCATCGAGCAGTATAACCTTGAATACGGTTACCTGCCTTCGGACCGGAATATTTACCAGGACAGCCGTTTTTACACCGGCGAGAAAATGTTCGGCAAAAAAATCCCTTTCCTGGTCGAGGAAGGCAAACAGCGCAGCCTTGCCGACAAGGAGGTGATCTTGCAGGATTTTGCCGGCCAGGCGCCCGCGATCGAAGCATAACGCAGCCCGTTTCCGGGCATTGGCTGGCACGATTTTGTACCTCATACCCGCTTTATTTTTTAAGCCCCATTCTACTTTATTATATGAGATCTATTTTCCTTTTGACTACATGCGCGGCCCTCTCGGCGCTGCTGGCTTTTTCTGACCGCTTTGCCGGTGAGCAGCATTACCTGTCCGAATCCCCCGACCAGCAATTTGTGACAGAGGCCGCCGAAGGCGGAATGCTGGAAGTAAAACTGGGTGAGCTGGCTTCGCAAAACGGCGTTTCACAGGAGGTGAAAACATTCGCGAAGACAATGGTAACCGACCACACAAAAGTAAATGAGGAGTTGAAGGCTTTGGCACAGAAAAAGCAACTGAGCATTCCGACAGGGCTGAGCGCGAAAAAACAGCAGAAATTCGACAGCCTGGCCGTATTTAAGGGAGAGCAATTCGATATGCTCTATATGAACATGATGATCGCCTCGCATGAGCAGACGATCGGACTTTTCCAGACGGAGTCGAACAAAGGACAGGACCCGGAATTGAAGAAATGGGCCGATGCCAAAGTGCCGGCCCTGAAACACCATCTTGAAATGGCCAAGAAGCTTTTCAAAGCTTCTCCGGGTGCAGCGAAGCATTAATCGCCCGCCCCGGCTAAGGATATTGCCCCAGTTGCCTTCCGCAAGGTGCGGAGATGGCACTGGGGATTTTTTTGTACAAACCTGAGACCTATGAACCGAAGTAACGACATCGTATTCGCCGACCGCCGAGATGCCGGAGAACAACTGGGGCGTTTCCTCGCACACCATTACAAACATGCGGACCCGTTGGTGCTGGGTGTTCCAAGGGGCGGGGTAGAAGTGGCCTATCACGTTGCCAGGCATCTGAAAACCGATCTCACGATGGTCATTTCCAGAAAGTTGCCCGTGCCAGGGCATCCGGAAGTCGGCTTTGGGGCCATTGCCGAAGACCTGTCGGTGTACGTAGCGCCGCGCTACCGCGAGTCGCTTGAACCGGAGAAGATCGGACTCATTATCGACGAGCAGACCGACGAGGTAAACCGGCGGATCAAAGCCTACAAGCAGGGCAGGGCGCTGCCCGATATGCGAGGCCGCACGGTCATCGTTGTAGACGACGGCATTGCTACGGGCGTAACGCTCGTGCCGGTGGTGCACATGTGCCGGAAACGGGGAGCGGCTCGGGTAATTGTGGCTGTGCCCGTCGCGGGCAACCATTACGATGCCCGCCTGGGCGATGCCGATGCCGTGGAAGCGCTCGTTATGCCAGAATGGTTTTATGCCGTAGGCCAGGTGTACGCATCATTCCGCGACCTTACCGACGAGGAAACACAAGCCATTGCCGCCAAAGGCTCGCTTTTGAAACCGGGCTGGGAGCACGTAAGAAGTTTGCAGGGCTAGCCGCGCAATGCAGGCAGCACCTTTTCTCCAAAAACATCAATGAATTGCTCCTGCAACAGATTCACATTGTGCAGGTAGAGATGATCAGCCCCCGCTTCTATGTCGCCCGCGAGCCATTCGATATGCTGATCCACGCTGTCGGAAATGCGTACGGATGCGAACATGTCCGCTTCGCTCACCATTGAGCCGGCCGCATCCAGCCCCTCAGGCGAGCGGATGTCGGACAGCAGCTGCGACGGAAAAACATTGTTCCGCCATTGTTCATGCGCCATTTGTAGTGCTTTCTTCTTGTCGGGATCATAAGATAGCTGCACCTTCACATACACGGGTTTGCCTTCCCCGCCACCTTCGCGGAATGCCGCGATGATTTTCTTCAATGCTTCCGGCGGACGTGACGTGGTAATGAGCCCGTCGGCCCACCCGCCGAGCCAGCGCGCGGTCGACTCCGTCAGTGCGGCGCCGATGACCGTCGGCATGTAGGAAGGCAATGTGTACAGCCGGGCTTCGAAAATCTGGATAAGTCCTTGCCGGGTGATCGTATCGCCGCGCCATAATGCACGCATAATGTCCACGCTTTCACGCAGGCGCTCGTTGCGGATGTGTTTGGCGGGCCATGCCTG includes:
- a CDS encoding catalase; protein product: MAKRKAQQNPAVDQPENDKIRSLEPHMEDSTGELMNTNTGVRINDDQNSLKAGDRGASLLEDFILREKITHFDHERIPERVVHARGSGAHGFFKLYEPLGQYTKAQFLNDTSIETPVFVRFSTVAGSRGSTDLARDVRGFAVKFYTQEGNFDLVGNNMPVFFIQDAIKFPDLVHAVKPEPDNEIPQAASAHDTFWDFISVMPESAHMIMWLMSDRAIPRSYRMMEGFGVHTFRLINAEGVSHFVKFHWKPLLGVHAVAWDEAQNISGKDPDYHRRDLWDAIESGNFPEYELGLQIVPEADEFKFEFDLLDPTKIIPEELVPVIKVGKLTLNRNPENFFAETEQSAFHIGHVVPGIDFTNDPLLQGRLFSYTDTQLIRLGGPNFQEIPINRPIVPVHNNQRDGYMRQTINRGKISYGPNSLGDNYPLQAKASEGGFTSYPERIDARKIRARSKSFLDHFSQARLFFNSQSDPEKNHMIEAFSFELGKVQSVEVRQRMLGILSMVDKGLAAEVAFSLRLSVPEDPELPVNRSIPADGDPADYDPVMVEGSLAASAALSMANSPKDSIKTRKIAFLAADGVDSNSLNTVKAALEAEGAIVEVIAPRLNYVLSTTDEEIHVHHSFLTAASVLYDAVFVPGGTNSVATVEADADAVHFLNEAFKHCKAIAADAGAMQVIEATYFAKKIPAEFSDEAVLLDGIVISDDPATLARRFITAIAQHRFWEREKPRKIPA
- a CDS encoding YciE/YciF ferroxidase family protein produces the protein MKNETNSQPKFKTKTSTMAEPALYELFLDCLRDIYWAENHLVKNLPKMSQAASSKQLVTAIEQHLAQTVEQVSRLEKIFGLLDQKTIAKKCDAMEGITKEGEGVIESTDAGTATRDVGIILSSQKVEHYEIASYLGLIQLATTLGLEEVAGILEESLAEEQASDQLLASIAENDIAYQASQEA
- a CDS encoding DUF4142 domain-containing protein, with the translated sequence MRSIFLLTTCAALSALLAFSDRFAGEQHYLSESPDQQFVTEAAEGGMLEVKLGELASQNGVSQEVKTFAKTMVTDHTKVNEELKALAQKKQLSIPTGLSAKKQQKFDSLAVFKGEQFDMLYMNMMIASHEQTIGLFQTESNKGQDPELKKWADAKVPALKHHLEMAKKLFKASPGAAKH
- a CDS encoding phosphoribosyltransferase — translated: MNRSNDIVFADRRDAGEQLGRFLAHHYKHADPLVLGVPRGGVEVAYHVARHLKTDLTMVISRKLPVPGHPEVGFGAIAEDLSVYVAPRYRESLEPEKIGLIIDEQTDEVNRRIKAYKQGRALPDMRGRTVIVVDDGIATGVTLVPVVHMCRKRGAARVIVAVPVAGNHYDARLGDADAVEALVMPEWFYAVGQVYASFRDLTDEETQAIAAKGSLLKPGWEHVRSLQG
- a CDS encoding TIGR03885 family FMN-dependent LLM class oxidoreductase yields the protein MTSRIGYHASHEQFKPSELLALVQRASAAGFNNILNSDHFYPWSEAQGESGFAWSWLGAAMQATSLSFGIVNAPGQRYHPAIIAQAVATLCEMFPGRFWIATGSGQFLNEHVTDQAWPAKHIRNERLRESVDIMRALWRGDTITRQGLIQIFEARLYTLPSYMPTVIGAALTESTARWLGGWADGLITTSRPPEALKKIIAAFREGGGEGKPVYVKVQLSYDPDKKKALQMAHEQWRNNVFPSQLLSDIRSPEGLDAAGSMVSEADMFASVRISDSVDQHIEWLAGDIEAGADHLYLHNVNLLQEQFIDVFGEKVLPALRG